GACCGTTCAAGAAAGCAGACCTTGGTGGATTATGGTTTCCGACTTCCATCAGCACTGGATAACAGACCACTGAATTTTCAAGAATTTGAGAGTAAGATTAGTCAGATATTGTTCGTATCGGCAACTCCTTCCATATATGAGAGAGAGCATGAACTTCTTCGAACAGAACAGGTAATCCGTCCTACCGGCTTACTGGATCCGGAAGTGTCTGTTAGACCAGTGGAAGGACAGATTGATGATCTGTTGGGTGAAATCCATAAAGAATTGGATAAGAAGAATAAGGTATTGGTAACGACCTTAACCAAGCGTATGGCAGAGGATTTGACAGACTATCTTCGCGAAGTCGGTATTCGAGTGAAGTATCTGCACTCTGATATAGACACCTTGGAACGATCAGAGATTATCCGTGATATGAGAATGGATGTATTTGATGTACTGGTAGGTATTAACCTTCTGAGAGAAGGTCTTGATATCCCCGAGGTGGGATTGGTTGCTATTCTGGATGCAGATAAGGAAGGGTTCCTTCGTTCGGCAACCTCATTAATTCAGACAATTGGTCGTGCCGCCCGTAATGCAGAGGGACACGTTGTTATGTATGCGGATCATATTACGGAATCCATGGAGATCGCCATCTCTGAGACAAACCGTAGAAGAGCAATACAAAAGGAATATAATGAAAAGCATGGTATTACGCCGACAACGATTAAGAAGAAGGTTCGAGACCTGATCAGCATCTCTAAGAAAACGGAGAAGGAACTGGTGGATATGGAGAAAGATATGGAGTCCATGTCCAGACAGGAACTGGAGGAGATGGCCAAGAAGATATCCAAGCAAATGCATACTGCTGCTGCAGAACTTAACTTTGAGCTGGCTGCTGAATTAAGGGATAAGCTGCTTGAACTGAAAAAGCATCTTGAAGAGACCAAGTAAGAATGGAATACTGTCGGCAAGGCTGGCTGTATCACATCATAGCTTGCTAAGTAAGCTGCTTATATACTAATAAATGAAAGAATAGAACAGGTGGAACTATGTCAGATAAAAAGAAATACATTAAAATAAGAGGTGCAAAGGAGAACAACCTTAAGAATCTTAGTGTAGATATTCCCAGAGATCAATTTGTTGTATTGACGGGGCTGAGTGGTTCAGGAAAGTCATCCCTTGCATTTGACACTATTTATGCAGAAGGACAGCGTAGATATATGGAATCGCTGTCGTCCTATGCCAGACAGTTTCTTGGTCAGATGGAAAAGCCACAGGTAGAGAGTATTGAAGGACTTCCGCCTGCCATATCCATCGATCAGAAATCTACCAATCGTAATCCGCGTTCTACCGTTGGTACCGTAACAGAGATTTATGATTACTTCCGTCTGCTATATGCTAGAATTGGTATCCCACATTGTCCTCAGTGTGGTAAAGAGATTAAGAAGCAAACCATCGATCAGATGGTGGATGAAATAATGGCGCTACCGCAGGGAACCAAGATACAGCTTCTGGCTCCGGTGGTTCGTGGCCGTAAGGGAGAGCATGTTAAGCTATTCGAACAGGCGAAGCGAAGCGGTTATGTCAGAGTTCGTGTGGACGGTAATCTTTATGAATTATCGGAAGAGATAAAGTTAGAGAAGAATAATAAGCATAATATTGAGATTATTGTTGACCGTCTTGTTGTAAAGGAAGGCATTGAGAAACGTCTATCCGATTCCATCGAGAACGTATTAAAGCTGGCAGAAGGACTTTTATATGTGGATGTCATTGATGGAGAGCAGATGATCTTCAGCCAGAATTTCGCATGTGCAGACTGTGGAATCAGCATAGACGAGGTGGAACCAAGAAGCTTCTCCTTTAATAATCCCTTTGGAGCATGTCCGGAGTGTCACGGTCTTGGTAATAAGATGGAATTTGATGAGGAGCTACTGATTTGCGATTCAAGTAAGAGTCTGATTGATGGTGCAATCGCCGCACCCGGCTGGCAATCGGTTGTGGATAAAGGAAGTTATTCCAGATGCATATTGGAAGCACTGGCAAAGGAATATAAGTTTGATCTGAACACCCCATATGAGAAGCTGCCGGAGGATATCCGCCATATGTTTATGTACGGAACCAATGGAAAGTCGGTGAAGGTACACTATCGGGGACAGCGGGGTGTCGGTGTATATGATGTTGCATTTGAAGGCTTAATACGTAATGTGGAACGACGTTACCGTGAAACATCCTCGGATGGTGTAAAACAGGAGTATGAGACCTTTATGAGGACAACACCCTGTAAGGTATGTAACGGTAAGCGTCTGAAGAAGGAAGCACTGGCTGTTACCGTGGGAGATAAGAATATCGCAGAGGTAACAGAGTATTCCATACGTGAGCTTGCCACCTTCATGAATGAATTACAATTAACCACAATGCAACAGAAAATCGGTGAATTGGTATTAAAAGAAATCAAATCGAGAATCAGCTTCTTGATTGATGTAGGTCTCGATTATCTTACTTTAGCAAGAGCAACGGGTACCTTATCCGGCGGTGAAGCGCAAAGAATTCGTCTTGCGACACAGATTGGCTCCGGACTGGTGGGTGTGGCGTATATCTTAGATGAGCCAAGTATCGGTCTTCATCAAAGAGATAATGATAAGCTGTTAAAGACGTTGAATAATCTCAGAGATCTGGGAAATTCATTAATTGTTGTTGAGCATGATGAGGACACGATGTTCGCTGCGGATTATATCATCGATATCGGGCCCGGTGCCGGAGAGCATGGTGGAGAAGTTATCGCATGTGGTACGGCAGAAGAAATCATGAAAGTTGAGGAATCCATTACGGGTGCCTATCTGAGTGGAAGAATTCAGATTCCAGTACCGAAGAAGAGAAGAAAGCCCACCGGATATTTATCCATAATCGGAGCCGCAGAGAATAACTTAAAGAATATTAATGTGGATATACCGTTAGGAATAATGACCTGTATTACGGGAGTATCAGGATCGGGAAAGAGCTCACTGGTGACTGAGATTTTATATAAGAGACTGGCCAGGGATCTGAACCGTGCCCGTACGATACCCGGCAAGCATGCGGATATGAAAGGTATAGAACAGCTCGATAAGGTAATTAACATTGATCAATCTCCCATCGGAAGAACTCCGAGATCCAATCCGGCTACCTATACCGGGGTATTTGATCAAATTCGAGATTTGTTTGCTTCTACCCAGGAGGCGAAAATGCGAGGCTATACCAAGGGCCGTTTCAGCTTCAATATTAAGGGTGGACGTTGTGAAGCCTGCAACGGAGACGGTATTCTGAAGATTGAGATGAACTTCCTTCCCGATATCTATGTACCATGCGAGGTCTGCGGAGGAAAGCGATATAATAGAGAGACCCTGGAGGTTCATTATAAGGGCAAGAACATCTATGAAGTATTGGATATGACAGTAGAAGAAGCAGTTCATTTCTTTGAGAATGTCCCTTCGATCAAGAGAAAGATTGAGACACTGAATGATGTTGGTCTATCCTATCTACGATTAGGTCATCCCTCTACTTCTTTATCCGGTGGTGAAGCACAAAGAATCAAGCTTGCTACGGAGCTTAGCAAACGAAGTACCGGTAAGACCATATATATCCTGGACGAGCCTACCACTGGATTACATTTTGCGGACGTTCATAAGTTAATTGATATATTAAAGCGTTTCACCGAGACCGGCAATACGGTAGTAGTTATTGAACATAATCTGGATGTTATTAAGACAGCAGACTATATCATCGACATCGGACCGGAAGGCGGAGATAAGGGAGGTACTGTAATCGCACAAGGAACTCCTGAGGAAGTGGCTAAGAATAAGAAATCCTATACCGGAGCCTATGTGAAAAAGTATATAGAGAAAAAGTAAATATTGAGATGAATTTGATTGTGAAGCATATCTCATGAGAAATGTGCGGATTAAGTATAACCCTCCGTTATGGGCTGTGATCATTACGGGGGGTTTTGCTTTCACTAGTATAGAAAAGGAAGGTACATATGGAATATAGCTTTTTTGCCATGATTTCAAGAATGAAGTTGATTGAGCGATGGGCGCTTATGAGGAATTCTCTATCTGAGAACATCAGTGAACATTCTCTGGAGGTTAGTATTATCGCACATGCATTGGCGGTAATCAGTAATGAGAGACTGGGGAATCAGCTCAATGCAGAAAAGGCGGCATTAATTGGGATCTATCATGATGCCACAGAGATTATTACTGGGGATATGCCTACGCCCATCAAATATTTTAATGAGAACATCCAGGGTGCATTTAAGGAAATCGAAAAGACAGCCGCTAACCGTCTTCTTTCCATGTTACCAGAGGATATGAGGGAGAGCTACCAATCCGTTTTCTTTCCTAAGGAGGATGAGCTCTTATTGTGGAAATTAGTAAAGGCAGCGGATAAGCTTTCTGCATTAATTAAGTGTATACAGGAAAGAAAGGCCGGTAATACTGAATTTGTCAGCGCAGAGCAATCGATCAGAGCGATACTGGTGGATATGAAGTTAGAAGAGGTAGATATCTTTATGAAAGAATTTCTTCCGGCTTATAATAAGACCTTAGATGAATTGTAAAATACTGTGATGGACGTGGGATGGATGATTAATCATCCATCTACATTTTGGTTATTCTGGGAACCACCAGCAAAGCAGCGGGTAAGATACACCCGTAATTTATCTGTTACAAAGGAGGGATAGTGTGATAACAATCGATGGTAAATGGATAATGGAAGGCTTAAGCAGATCGGATTCAAGAAGAATTAAGACAAGCCAGGAGCTTGTAGATTATGTAAATGAAGTCGGATTTTTACCACTTTTTAAAAACTCAGTAAAAGGCTTCTCTGTAGAAGAGATGACTGCCTCAGATTCCTGGTGGGCCGGAGTACCAGGTGAGGATCCTTGGGAATGGCGTGAGGTAATTGCTGCAGAAGGAAATCTTGCATATGGCAAATTATTTGGGAATCGGGCAGGATATATCTCGAAGGAGTGGTATCCATATTTTGCATCCTATCGCAGGGACGGATATGACTTTGACAGCCGGTATGAGGATGGACTGGCCAGTCACCGTACAAAGCGGATTATGGATGTGCTGTCCATATATGATATGCTACCCTCCAATGAGCTCCGTGTAATGGCAGGTTTTGGTGTCGGTGGAGAAAAAGGATATGAAGGAGCGCTGACAAGCCTGCAAATGCAGACATATATTACCATTCGCTGTTTTAAGAAAAGAACCAATAAAAAGAATGTGGAATATGGATGGCCAGTTGCTTATTATTCCATAAGTGAAAAGCTATTTGGAGAGGATTATGTTCGGTCTGCCTATAAGTATGGTACAGATGAATGCAAAGCCAGAATAATGGACCATCTGGCTAAGAGATATCCAGATGCTACAAGGAAAGAGATTGAGAAAGTAATAAAGTAGGGTACATGATGACTGTCTGATTACACATTATGTGAAGTCGGACAGTTGCTTTATATATGGGATATTACCGGGAGAACTATGATATAAAGAATTAGTGATAATGTAAGGATTAGTAAATCGAAGGAATATATGGGTAATATTACTAGTAAAATAGTTCTACATTTGAAGGAGATATACGGATTCAATGCTTGAAAAACCTTAGAAAATCATAGGTTTGCAGGAATCATAACAGAACATATAACGGATTATTGCATTATTAAGCAATATTATGTAAATGCTTGAAAAATGGCAGCATATAGATTAATATAGAAATTAAGGAAGTAATATGTTGTAACTACACGTATACTGTACACAGAAAGGAAAGGGAAATAAATGAGGGTATCTACTTTTGACGAAACACAAATGAATAAAAGTATTAGAAAAAGTCTTCTGGTAAAAAGAATTATTACTTTAGCTATTGTATTTAGCGCATTATTTATTATTCTGGGGCCTGCTAAGGCTATTTTAGCAGCTACCGGGTCTCAGGTGAGAGTTGATATAAATTACATTGAGGAAACAGCTACAGTTTCTGCTGGTTCCGGCGGTAGTACAAAGCTATTTATGAGTACGGATAACCAAAAGACATGGGACTTAATCGACAGTACAGGTGTTGTTGATATCGTACCCATGCTTAAGACCAAGGAAGTTAGTGTATTCTTTAAAGGAAATAAGGATACCAATCCTTTGGAAGTAAAGCTACAGGCAGAAAATAAGGATGTGAAGGTTGCTTATACTGTTGAGAAGCAGGGAAATGGTGAGATGGCAGGAGTAATCACAGTTAATGGTGCAATGGAGTATAAAAAGGGTACTAATGGAGCGTGGAAGCCTATCAGTACGAAATTATATACTTCAATGTATGAAATAAAAGGAGCCACCCTATATTTTAGAATTCCTGCAACGGTGAATACACGGGCAAGTAAGGTAGTCTCTATACGTGTTCCTAAGAAACCGACTGCACCTAGCGTTAAGCTGGATGGAAGTAAGTTTCAGATCACCGGTCTGAAGAAGGGTGAGACACAATACCGTGTTGGAGACAATACAGCATGGATTGACTTTGCACCCTTGGATAATAAGACCAAAACTCTTGATTTAGCCGTATTATTCGGTAGTGGAGCTAATAATAATACACCAATTCCAGGAGGTACCATCGAGTTTCGTAAAGCTGGAACAGATAAGAAGATCCCTTCTGCAATCAAAGTAATTGAAGTAGCACCTCAACCTGTATGTCCTGCTTCAACCATTGCGGTAACCGGTTCCTCCATTAACATTACAGATAATACGCCGAAGATCGTATATGAGTATACGGTGGTTAAGGCATCCACCGGTACCATTGATGTCAGAGCATTAAAGTGGACCTCAATTAAGCCCGGTAAGCCAGTTACAGTAAGTAAGACATCAAAAGGTGATCGAATTCTGGTTCGTGTAAAGAGCTACACAGATGCCACGACGAAGCAGATCATTCCTGCATCAACCTATAGAGAATTCACGGTTTCATAGAATAATTGGACAAGAAACAATGATATCATGCTAAGTAATACGATAGAAAGTACGCTTTGCGAACTTACTATTGACATGAATATAAGGGTCTGTATATCGTAATGGAAGATCACCTTACGATATACAGACCCTTTATTGTGCTATACATCTCTTTGTTTATTATCAATCATACTCCTTGAAGTATATTCATATTATCACATTATTCAGGTCGCTGGAATTCAATCATCTTTGCTCCCAGAACTCCATTCTCCTCAGCAAAATTACACATATGGGTGATATAGTCATCCTTGACTTTATCCGAATCAAAGCTATATGCAGTTCTCCTGGTATAAGCTCCTTTCGTTGGATTATGAAAATACTCTTCAACGATGACATAGTCTGTGTTTTCGTTGAGTACGAAGGTATCCGGGCTTTCTATGGTGTAGGGGGTTGTAAGTAGAACTTCATCATAAGAATTTATTTCTTTTATTAGAATTTTGTCAACCACATCATTCACCACAACATGGATCTGATATTTATAAGTAATTGAATTTGTTTTTCCATTCACTGTTCTCTTGATGGTGCTGTCTATGGATTGTGAAAAGGAGTTCCCGGCATTATCGTTAGAAGCCATAAGGCCTGTGCTATTTCCGATTATGGTATAATAAGAACCGTCTTCCCTAAGATATACGGGGTTAACATAAATGATTTCATTGATGTACGGTGATACATACAGAGTTGCCTCACCGCCGTTTATTTCACCGTCGTCAGTAACATTCACACTGTGCTTTACGTCATGAAGTCCATTTGCGCATAAACCGGTACTGACAGTATTACCTTGTTCATCTTTTTCATCAATAAATCCCATAAAATATCCATCAAGACCTTCAAAGATTACAGAATTGCCTTCATCGGAGAGAACACCCTCATATATTCCATTTGCTTGAAATGGATTATCATTGATAATAGAAATGTTTCCACTTGAATCTATTTTGTAATCATCACGATCTAATTTGATTTCAGTCACTGGTTGTTCAGGCCAGCCTATGGTAACAAATACTCCTGCCAGTATGTCACCAGATTTCTTTGTACTGTCTCCATCTATTGCCAGCTGACATCCGACAGTTGTAGAAATCAGCATTAGAATTATTAAGAATAGGGCACAGCGCCTTGTATTTCTACTCTTCATCGATATCATCCTCCAAATTCCCATCGCTGGAGAGAATATCTCCAACATCACATTGTAAATAGTAACATATTTTATTCAACGTATTGAAGCGTACACCCTTTGCCTTGCCGCTTCTGAGCGCGGATAAATTTGCTTCGGTAATATTAATCAGCTTACATAGCTCCTTTGATGTCATATGACGTTCCTTCAGTTTCTCGTCTAAGTGTACAGTGATAGCCATAATTACCTCCATTCTGTTTTCATCTGCTATATGCTAAATGATCATTTCATTCTCTTCATATAGTTCCTTTGTTTCCTTGAAAAATCCTGATAGTATCATAGCGGAAATCGAGATTACTAATGGAGCCAGTGAGACATTCAATACGATGGAAGTATCGTTTAGTTGGCTGGAGAATACAAGCTGGAATAAGTTAAGAGCTATGTTACATCCTACCGTAAGGAATGCGGTACGTCTACTAAACATACCCATGCGTTTTGCCGCTTCAACTTCTTCCTCCTGTTTGTGCTTTGTAGATATGGTGGTCAGCAGTACAATTCCGGATACTAAGGTGACAATCGTGAATAGAACCGGAACCGTTTTCAATACGAAGGACAGCAATACGTAGACCTGGTTCATCTGTGTGCCTGTTGTAAATGATCTCTGGTCAATTTGTGAGAATAGCTCAAAAGTCGAAAAATATCCTAGTAGAAAGGTATACAGGATCGAAATGATATAGAGAAGAACTTGTAAACGCCTACATAGAAAGATCATTCTATTTTCTTCCTTCTCCTGTGAGAGAGTGGTGAGCATTCTAATGATCAAATACCCTATGACAAGAGTAAAGAAGATAATTGCCAGGGAAAGCCTGACTATGGACAGAGCTGATTCATCCATAAATAACTCGGGTACGTGACGATACATCAGATTAGGATTAACAAACAGAAAAAGCATATAAAAGCTATATATACTGATAATCGGAAGAAGAATATCTGAATAGTTCAGTTGCTTGCGTAGCTTCCGGAAGACAAGCCAGAAGATAGGCGTAAGGCATAATAGAGCATATATGATCAGTGCTATGATATTGCCAATAGAAGACTGCAGGGACAGACAACGAAGCCCCTTTCCGATAAGGTCAAAAGGTATGTAGAGTAGAAGAATAGCTTCTTCCATCCCAATATAATATTTCATGAAAAGGGATAGAGCGATGGCTGCGATACCTTCTATCAATAAGGCCACTAATATTTTTTTCATATCTTCACCTCAAAATTATTGTTTTACAATAATAATATATGTAAAATTATCGTTTGTCAATAATTTTGGAAAGAAAATACTCGATAACCATCGTATTGATATCATCCGATATCTCGTGATTGATGCCATGACCCACGTCGGATATGAATTTTGCATTCATTCCATATTGTTCGAGCAGAGCTTTGCCACCAAGTTTAGCAAAAGGATCCGCTTCTCCAACTAGATACATACATTTCTCCTTGAGACTTAGAACCTGCTCATCAGTAAAGCCAGTGACCTTATGATAGCCCATAGCCATTCTGTTAAAGCCGCGTAATAGGTATGTATAATGATCCAGGATTAAGGGATTTTGGGTGAACACAGCATAGTTTTTGCCAGTAAGCTTTATTAAGAGTTTCACAATATTCTTCTTGGTGGGCAACAGTGCTTCCGGACAAAATACTTTAATAATGGTTTTCATAGGACTGGAACCTGTACTCACGGGGACACTGGAGGCTAGTGCCAGCATCTTCTTTACTCGTTCCGGCCTCATAATTGCATAATACTGAATTAAATAACCTCCATTAGAAACACCAATCATATTCACCTGGTTTAGGTTCTGAATGTGATAAGTAACTGATCAAGGTGCTCATTACAGGCAATTGCAATAGACTAGTGACTG
The nucleotide sequence above comes from Variimorphobacter saccharofermentans. Encoded proteins:
- the uvrA gene encoding excinuclease ABC subunit UvrA: MSDKKKYIKIRGAKENNLKNLSVDIPRDQFVVLTGLSGSGKSSLAFDTIYAEGQRRYMESLSSYARQFLGQMEKPQVESIEGLPPAISIDQKSTNRNPRSTVGTVTEIYDYFRLLYARIGIPHCPQCGKEIKKQTIDQMVDEIMALPQGTKIQLLAPVVRGRKGEHVKLFEQAKRSGYVRVRVDGNLYELSEEIKLEKNNKHNIEIIVDRLVVKEGIEKRLSDSIENVLKLAEGLLYVDVIDGEQMIFSQNFACADCGISIDEVEPRSFSFNNPFGACPECHGLGNKMEFDEELLICDSSKSLIDGAIAAPGWQSVVDKGSYSRCILEALAKEYKFDLNTPYEKLPEDIRHMFMYGTNGKSVKVHYRGQRGVGVYDVAFEGLIRNVERRYRETSSDGVKQEYETFMRTTPCKVCNGKRLKKEALAVTVGDKNIAEVTEYSIRELATFMNELQLTTMQQKIGELVLKEIKSRISFLIDVGLDYLTLARATGTLSGGEAQRIRLATQIGSGLVGVAYILDEPSIGLHQRDNDKLLKTLNNLRDLGNSLIVVEHDEDTMFAADYIIDIGPGAGEHGGEVIACGTAEEIMKVEESITGAYLSGRIQIPVPKKRRKPTGYLSIIGAAENNLKNINVDIPLGIMTCITGVSGSGKSSLVTEILYKRLARDLNRARTIPGKHADMKGIEQLDKVINIDQSPIGRTPRSNPATYTGVFDQIRDLFASTQEAKMRGYTKGRFSFNIKGGRCEACNGDGILKIEMNFLPDIYVPCEVCGGKRYNRETLEVHYKGKNIYEVLDMTVEEAVHFFENVPSIKRKIETLNDVGLSYLRLGHPSTSLSGGEAQRIKLATELSKRSTGKTIYILDEPTTGLHFADVHKLIDILKRFTETGNTVVVIEHNLDVIKTADYIIDIGPEGGDKGGTVIAQGTPEEVAKNKKSYTGAYVKKYIEKK
- the yfbR gene encoding 5'-deoxynucleotidase, which translates into the protein MEYSFFAMISRMKLIERWALMRNSLSENISEHSLEVSIIAHALAVISNERLGNQLNAEKAALIGIYHDATEIITGDMPTPIKYFNENIQGAFKEIEKTAANRLLSMLPEDMRESYQSVFFPKEDELLLWKLVKAADKLSALIKCIQERKAGNTEFVSAEQSIRAILVDMKLEEVDIFMKEFLPAYNKTLDEL
- a CDS encoding alpha/beta hydrolase encodes the protein MIGVSNGGYLIQYYAIMRPERVKKMLALASSVPVSTGSSPMKTIIKVFCPEALLPTKKNIVKLLIKLTGKNYAVFTQNPLILDHYTYLLRGFNRMAMGYHKVTGFTDEQVLSLKEKCMYLVGEADPFAKLGGKALLEQYGMNAKFISDVGHGINHEISDDINTMVIEYFLSKIIDKR
- a CDS encoding AlkZ-related protein; the encoded protein is MITIDGKWIMEGLSRSDSRRIKTSQELVDYVNEVGFLPLFKNSVKGFSVEEMTASDSWWAGVPGEDPWEWREVIAAEGNLAYGKLFGNRAGYISKEWYPYFASYRRDGYDFDSRYEDGLASHRTKRIMDVLSIYDMLPSNELRVMAGFGVGGEKGYEGALTSLQMQTYITIRCFKKRTNKKNVEYGWPVAYYSISEKLFGEDYVRSAYKYGTDECKARIMDHLAKRYPDATRKEIEKVIK
- a CDS encoding helix-turn-helix domain-containing protein — translated: MAITVHLDEKLKERHMTSKELCKLINITEANLSALRSGKAKGVRFNTLNKICYYLQCDVGDILSSDGNLEDDIDEE